The following are encoded in a window of Dysidea avara chromosome 4, odDysAvar1.4, whole genome shotgun sequence genomic DNA:
- the LOC136253899 gene encoding zinc finger CCCH domain-containing protein 4-like, translated as MDENTVVDQLFYSNTDDDWNNSDEEDSFVHGEDSFVLDRLTREQDDGYGDVEENDREEECSNDEEDIEEETNDDYEVDVRYCEGHDESSHPGTSGLHSGVSDGGMGSLETEYPCSGSPVAYHGSPVSSSLRSRSSPHAPFSPSDRGRDYSPSPSDPLSGRNRGRGRSRGRGRGRGRGRGTVSPMDLVPSRGRRKGTGRGRGTGRGRDLAIDNAYTLECCFTPVNDHRPSKALGSNWLLNFYVNIAHASMEDVNHRLFHLSRLRGLRNAIS; from the exons ATGGATGAAAATACTGTTGTTGATCAACTTTTCTATAGCAACACCGACGATGACTGGAACAACTCGGACGAAGAGGACTCTTTTGTCCATGGAGAAGACTCTTTTGTCCTTGATAGGCTTACCAGGGAACAAGACG ATGGTTATGGCGATGTGGAAGAAAATGATCGTGAGGAAGAGTGCAGCAACGACGAAGAAGACATCGAGGAAGAAACAAACGATGATTATGAAG TTGATGTAAGATATTGTGAAGGTCATGATGAGTCAAGCCATCCTGGAACATCTGGGCTACATAGTGGAGTGAGTGATGGTGGGATGGGTAGCCTGGAAACTGAATACCCCTGTAGTGGTTCTCCTGTGGCCTACCATGGCTCTCCTGTTAGTTCTTCCCTGCGCTCTCGTTCTTCTCCACATGCCCCATTTTCACCTAGTGATAGAGGCAGGGACTACTCACCGTCTCCATCTGATCCTTTGTCTGGTAGAAATAGAGGGAGGGGTAGAAGTAGAGGGAGGGGTAGAGGTAGAGGAAGGGGTAGGGGAACTGTGTCTCCAATGGATCTTGTGCCTAGTCGAGGTAGGAGGAAAGGTACTGGTAGGGGTAGAGGTACCGGTAGGGGTAGGGATTTGGCTATCGATAATGCTTATACTCTAGAGTGCTGTTTCACACCTGTGAATGATCATAGACCATCAAAAGCTTTAGGGAGCAACTGGCTactaaacttttatgtcaacaTAGCTCACGCCAGCATGGAGGACGTCAATCACAGGCTCTTCCACCTCAGTCGCCTGCGAGGCTTGAGGAACGCCATTTCATAG
- the LOC136253901 gene encoding uncharacterized protein yields MLDITRERRRTWLKAISREDLTEEKLANVLVFECHFVARKPADTMDKHNVDWFPTLALGHSKLDVAVVHAASERASEREARAKERNKRVFKMNSNISTSGSTSASTLATTSSTLATTSSTSTTTTSTSTSDKRSYYWRSFMIVLMKLRLNLGLQDIAYRLGICTSTVCRRFHEMLDIMSCRLEWLIKWPEREELWKTMSSCFQATYGTKWQNHPLGLNTSMKIQQVFIAMCPQGVKSFISPAWGGRVSDKLLTVNSGFLNKLLPGDCVLADRGFDIAEDVARMQATLHIPSFTRGCSQLSPMDVEATRKLANVRIHIDRVIGATCQRYSILMSYIPIDFLKPKHPGDKPPIDKIISVCSALNNLCVSVVPVE; encoded by the exons ATGTTGGACATTACTAGAGAGCGAAGGAGGACCTGGCTGAAAGCTATTTCAAGAGAGGATTTAACAGAGGAGAAGCTAGCAAATGTCTTGGTTTTTGAGTGTCATTTTGTGGCTA GGAAGCCTGCTGACACAATGGATAAGCATAATGTTGATTGGTTCCCCACACTGGCACTTGGACACAGCAAGCTAGATGTGGCAGTAGTACATGCAGCTAGTGAAAGAGCCTCAGAAAGAGAAGCACGAGCCAAAGAGAGGAACAAAAGAGTTTTCAAGATGAATTCAAATATTAGTACATCAGGCAGTACCTCAGCCTCTACCTTGGCAACTACCTCTAGTACCTTGGCAACTACCTCTAGTAcctcaactacaacaactagtACCTCAACCA GTGATAAACGTTCATACTATTGGAGGTCGTTCATGATAGTGCTCATGAAACTGAGGCTTAACTTGGGATTACAAGACATTGCTTACCGGTTAGGAATTTGTACATCAACTGTCTGTAGGCGTTTCCATGAAATGTTGGATATAATGTCTTGTCGTTTGGAGTGGCTCATCAAGTGGCCTGAAAGAGAGGAATTATGGAAGACTATGTCCAGCTGTTTTCAGGCAACATATGGCACTAAG TGGCAAAATCATCCACTTGGTCTCAATACAAGCATGAAAATACAGCAAGTGTTCATTGCAATGTGTCCACAAGGTGTAAAAAGCTTCATTTCACCTGCCTGGGGTGGAAGGGTCAGTGACAAACTTTTGACAGTCAACTCTGGATTTTTAAACAAATTACTTCCAGGAGATTGTGTTCTTGCGGACCGGGGATTTGATATTGCTGAAGATGTGGCCAGAATGCAGGCAACACTTCATATACCATCATTTACAAGAGGCTGCTCCCAACTTTCACCCATGGATGTTGAGGCAACAAGGAAGTTAGCGAATGTACGGATACACATAGATCGTGTCATTGGAGCTACCTGTCAGAGGTACTCAATTTTGATGAGTTATATCCCTATTGATTTTTTAAAGCCCAAACACCCTGGCGACAAACCACCAATCGATAAAATAATATCAGTGTGTTCAGCCCTGAACAATCTTTGTGTTTCAGTTGTACCAGTAGAATAG